One Streptomyces sp. SAI-135 DNA segment encodes these proteins:
- a CDS encoding M14 family metallopeptidase, whose translation MRLRTRGSGVLGARRSAALAAVLALALAAPLSANADSAPKRAPGSEDVRQYEIHQQTTPVTRTAIQQTGVTVDEADEETVVVSGRADQIRKLRGLGYEVTALGAAPDRAAEDEARLFDFPSADSRYHNYAEMNAEIDQRLAAYPNIMSKRVIGTSYQGRDIVAIKISDNVATDEAEPEVLFTHHQHAREHLTVEMALYLLRELGAGYGSDSRVTNMVNNREIWIVPDLNPDGGEYDIASGSYRSWRKNRQPNSGSSAVGTDLNRNWAYRWGCCGGSSGSTSSETYRGTAAESAPEVKVVANFVRSRVVGGVQQIKTNIDFHTYSELVLWPYGYTYSDTATGMTADDNAVFKAVGQKMAASNGYTPEQASDLYITDGSIDDYLWGTHKIFSYTFEMYPSSSSGGGFYPPDEVIERETSRNRDAVLQLLENSDCMYRSIGKQAQYC comes from the coding sequence ATGCGACTTCGCACACGCGGTTCCGGCGTCCTCGGCGCCAGACGCTCCGCCGCCCTCGCCGCCGTTCTTGCCCTCGCCCTCGCCGCCCCGCTCTCCGCGAACGCAGACAGCGCCCCGAAGCGGGCACCGGGCAGCGAGGACGTACGCCAGTACGAGATCCACCAGCAGACAACCCCCGTGACCCGTACGGCGATCCAGCAGACCGGAGTGACGGTCGACGAGGCGGACGAGGAGACCGTCGTGGTCTCCGGCCGCGCGGACCAGATCAGGAAGCTGCGCGGTCTCGGCTACGAGGTGACAGCCCTCGGCGCCGCCCCGGACCGGGCCGCGGAGGACGAGGCCCGGCTCTTCGACTTCCCCTCGGCCGACTCTCGCTACCACAACTACGCCGAGATGAACGCCGAGATCGACCAGCGTCTCGCCGCCTACCCGAACATCATGAGCAAGCGGGTCATCGGCACGTCGTACCAGGGCCGGGACATCGTCGCCATCAAGATCAGCGACAACGTGGCGACCGACGAGGCCGAGCCCGAGGTGCTGTTCACCCACCACCAGCACGCCCGCGAGCACCTCACCGTCGAGATGGCCCTGTACCTGCTGCGCGAACTCGGCGCGGGCTACGGGAGCGACTCACGGGTGACGAACATGGTGAACAACCGCGAGATCTGGATCGTCCCCGACCTCAACCCGGACGGCGGCGAGTACGACATCGCCTCCGGCTCCTACCGCTCCTGGCGCAAGAACCGGCAGCCCAACTCCGGTTCGTCGGCGGTCGGTACGGACCTCAACCGCAACTGGGCCTACCGCTGGGGCTGCTGCGGCGGCTCGTCCGGGTCCACGTCCTCCGAGACCTACCGGGGTACGGCCGCCGAGTCGGCGCCCGAGGTCAAGGTGGTCGCCAACTTCGTGCGCAGCCGGGTCGTCGGCGGCGTGCAGCAGATCAAGACCAACATCGACTTCCACACGTACAGCGAACTGGTGCTGTGGCCCTACGGGTACACCTACTCCGACACGGCGACCGGGATGACCGCGGACGACAACGCCGTGTTCAAGGCGGTCGGGCAGAAGATGGCCGCGAGCAACGGCTACACGCCGGAGCAGGCGAGCGACCTGTACATCACCGACGGGTCGATCGACGACTACCTCTGGGGCACGCACAAGATCTTCTCGTACACCTTCGAGATGTACCCGTCGTCGAGTTCCGGCGGCGGCTTCTACCCGCCCGACGAGGTCATCGAGCGGGAGACGTCACGCAACCGGGACGCGGTGCTGCAACTGCTGGAGAACTCGGACTGCATGTACCGGTCCATCGGGAAGCAGGCGCAGTACTGCTAG
- a CDS encoding RidA family protein, with product MTDKTALTPSTHTTPPAKFSHGVRKGNILQVAGQVGFLPAEEGKPPTPAGPTLREQTLQTLANVKAILEEGGASWDDVMMIRVYLTDVDHFAEMNSIYNTYFEEQGLTQPPAARTTVYVGLPAGLLIEIDALAVLG from the coding sequence ATGACGGACAAGACCGCGCTCACCCCGAGCACCCACACCACTCCGCCCGCGAAGTTCTCCCACGGGGTGCGCAAGGGCAACATCCTCCAGGTCGCCGGCCAGGTCGGCTTCCTGCCGGCCGAGGAGGGCAAGCCGCCCACGCCCGCCGGGCCCACCCTGCGCGAGCAGACCCTCCAGACCCTCGCCAACGTCAAGGCGATCCTGGAGGAGGGCGGCGCCTCCTGGGACGACGTGATGATGATCCGCGTCTATCTGACGGACGTCGACCACTTCGCCGAGATGAACTCGATCTACAACACCTACTTCGAGGAGCAGGGCCTCACCCAGCCTCCCGCCGCGCGCACGACGGTCTACGTCGGTCTGCCCGCGGGCCTGCTCATCGAGATCGACGCGCTCGCCGTCCTCGGCTGA
- a CDS encoding sugar kinase, giving the protein MNAPDAVDVVALGESMVTFLPTRPGRLADVPSFDRAIGGAESNVACGLAAAGFAVRWVSRVGADGFGDHLVETIAGYGVDVSAVGRDASRPTGVYFRTAGDRGSDGHEVAYYRAGSAASAMSVADVDLSAVRAGRVLHLSGITAALSSGCLELVRELMTPAPGRPLVSFDVNHRAGLWRDAEGPRVLLELARGADIVFVGEDEAEEAWGVTGGPAAVRRVLPEPGVLVVKQGGRGATAFVSAAGGGGLVAQFPAPPGGSTHATSAATGDTHSRPAEAHVTFVPALSVDVVATTGAGDAFAAGFLSATLRGLPVKDRLRHGHLWAAAALTVPGDLAVPPARAHADRLAALDDDTWGTLRLGPGWTQADRAPEEVRTP; this is encoded by the coding sequence GTGAATGCCCCCGACGCCGTGGACGTCGTCGCGCTCGGCGAGTCCATGGTCACGTTCCTGCCCACCCGGCCGGGACGGCTCGCCGACGTGCCGTCCTTCGACCGGGCGATCGGCGGGGCGGAGTCGAACGTGGCCTGCGGGCTGGCGGCCGCCGGGTTCGCTGTCCGATGGGTCAGCCGGGTCGGGGCGGACGGGTTCGGGGATCACCTGGTCGAGACGATCGCGGGGTACGGGGTCGATGTCTCGGCGGTCGGCCGTGACGCTTCGCGGCCCACGGGGGTGTACTTCCGTACGGCGGGGGACCGGGGCTCGGACGGGCACGAGGTCGCCTACTACCGGGCGGGGTCCGCCGCTTCCGCCATGTCCGTGGCCGACGTGGACCTGTCGGCGGTACGGGCGGGGCGGGTGCTGCACCTGTCGGGGATCACCGCCGCGTTGTCCTCCGGGTGCCTGGAGCTGGTGCGTGAGCTGATGACTCCCGCGCCGGGACGTCCGCTCGTGTCCTTCGACGTCAATCACCGGGCCGGGCTGTGGCGGGACGCGGAGGGTCCACGGGTGCTGCTGGAGCTGGCGCGGGGGGCCGACATCGTGTTCGTCGGGGAGGACGAGGCGGAGGAGGCGTGGGGGGTCACGGGGGGTCCGGCGGCTGTTCGTCGGGTGCTGCCCGAGCCCGGGGTGCTGGTGGTGAAGCAAGGAGGACGGGGGGCTACGGCATTCGTTTCGGCGGCGGGTGGTGGTGGGCTGGTCGCGCAGTTCCCCGCGCCCCCAGGTGGGTCCACGCACGCCACTTCGGCTGCGACGGGCGACACCCACTCCCGACCAGCCGAAGCTCACGTCACCTTCGTTCCCGCCCTCTCCGTCGACGTCGTCGCCACCACCGGTGCCGGTGACGCCTTCGCCGCCGGGTTCCTCTCCGCGACCCTTCGCGGCCTCCCTGTGAAGGACCGGCTGAGACACGGCCACCTCTGGGCCGCCGCCGCGCTCACCGTCCCCGGCGACCTCGCCGTACCCCCCGCCCGCGCACACGCCGACCGCCTCGCCGCCCTCGACGACGACACGTGGGGGACACTTCGACTCGGCCCCGGCTGGACGCAAGCCGACAGGGCCCCGGAGGAGGTACGCACCCCATGA
- a CDS encoding IclR family transcriptional regulator, producing MSQTVDRALSILPLLAEGPADLGQVADRLGVHKSTALRLLRTLHEHGMVYRQSDQRYRLGARLIALAQEAMENLDIREIAHPHLVRLNEQCGHTVHLAVYEEDEVLYIDKVESRYPVRMYSRIGKPVAITVAAVAKLLLADLPEAERHALADKLDYPLYTARSTPNAPAFLKELERVREQGWATDLGGHEESINCVAAPVRGADGRVVAAMSVSAPNVVVTAEELLTLLPQVRRTADAISGEYSGRTTAKDPV from the coding sequence ATGAGCCAGACCGTCGACCGAGCACTCAGCATCCTGCCGCTGCTCGCCGAGGGCCCCGCCGACCTCGGACAGGTCGCCGACCGCCTCGGCGTCCACAAGTCCACCGCGCTGCGACTCCTCCGCACGCTCCACGAACACGGCATGGTCTACCGGCAGTCCGACCAGCGCTACCGCCTGGGCGCCCGCCTCATCGCGCTCGCCCAGGAGGCCATGGAGAACCTCGACATCCGCGAGATCGCCCACCCCCACCTCGTACGGCTGAACGAGCAGTGCGGCCACACCGTCCACCTCGCCGTGTACGAGGAGGACGAAGTGCTCTACATCGACAAGGTCGAGAGCCGCTACCCGGTGCGGATGTACTCGCGGATCGGCAAACCGGTCGCCATCACCGTCGCCGCTGTCGCCAAGCTGCTGCTCGCCGATCTGCCCGAGGCCGAGCGGCACGCCCTCGCGGACAAGCTCGACTACCCCCTGTACACGGCCCGTTCGACACCCAACGCCCCTGCCTTCCTCAAGGAGCTGGAGCGCGTGCGCGAACAGGGCTGGGCCACCGACCTCGGTGGCCACGAGGAGTCCATCAACTGCGTCGCGGCCCCCGTCCGCGGCGCCGACGGCAGGGTCGTCGCCGCGATGTCGGTCTCCGCGCCGAACGTCGTCGTCACCGCCGAGGAACTCCTCACCCTCCTCCCGCAGGTCCGCCGTACGGCCGACGCCATCAGCGGCGAGTACTCCGGCAGAACAACAGCTAAGGACCCCGTATGA
- a CDS encoding gluconate:H+ symporter, with protein sequence MSLPLAATTETPPHTGGLLLLVDGTAGLLTVAALGIALLLFLIIKVRLQPFVALLGVSIAVGLLAGLSVTELFGTVQRSDAVSTIESGMGGILGHVAIIIGLGTMLGAILEVSGGAEVLASRLLNLFGEKRAPLAMGLTGLVFGIPVFFDVGIFVLAPIVYAAAKRSGKSILLYCLPLLAGLSMTHAFLPPHPGPVAAAGLLHVDLGWVILMGIVCGIPAVLAAWAFSAWVGRRIFVAVPQDMVEAAAEARQAVIEEQRAQGVVPREDPVSLGTVLGIIGTPLVLILAATFSSIAFDPSTGRSVIEFFGSPFVALTIALVLAYYLLGIRRGWSRRSLETVSTASLKPVGNILLVVGAGGVFGAVLKASGVAQALSDTFNDVGLPVLVLSYLISVVLRVAQGSATVAIVTTAGIVAPLLSEGHHSQAFVALVIMAISAGSIFASHVNDGGFWMVAKYFGISERDTLKTWTVLETVLSVAGFAVAAVLSVFV encoded by the coding sequence ATGTCCCTACCGCTCGCCGCGACCACCGAGACACCTCCGCACACCGGTGGCCTGCTCCTCCTCGTCGACGGCACCGCGGGCCTCCTCACGGTCGCCGCCCTCGGTATCGCCCTGCTGCTCTTCCTGATCATCAAGGTCAGACTCCAGCCCTTCGTCGCCCTGCTCGGCGTCTCCATAGCCGTCGGCCTGCTCGCGGGCCTCTCGGTCACCGAACTCTTCGGCACCGTCCAGCGGTCGGACGCCGTGTCCACCATCGAGTCCGGGATGGGAGGCATCCTCGGCCATGTCGCGATCATCATCGGCCTGGGCACCATGCTCGGGGCGATCCTCGAAGTCAGCGGCGGCGCCGAGGTGTTGGCGTCCCGGCTGCTGAACCTCTTCGGGGAGAAGCGGGCGCCCCTCGCCATGGGCCTCACCGGCCTCGTCTTCGGCATCCCGGTCTTCTTCGACGTCGGCATCTTCGTGCTCGCGCCCATCGTGTACGCGGCGGCCAAGCGCAGCGGCAAGTCGATCCTGCTCTACTGCCTGCCGCTGCTGGCGGGCCTGTCGATGACCCACGCCTTCCTGCCGCCGCACCCGGGCCCGGTCGCGGCCGCCGGCCTGCTCCACGTGGACCTCGGCTGGGTCATCCTGATGGGCATCGTCTGCGGCATCCCGGCGGTGCTGGCCGCGTGGGCGTTCTCCGCGTGGGTCGGCCGGCGCATCTTCGTCGCCGTACCGCAGGACATGGTGGAGGCGGCCGCGGAGGCCAGGCAGGCCGTGATCGAGGAGCAGCGCGCGCAGGGAGTCGTACCGCGGGAGGACCCCGTGTCCCTCGGCACGGTCCTCGGCATCATCGGTACGCCCCTCGTCCTGATCCTCGCCGCCACGTTCTCCTCGATCGCGTTCGACCCCTCCACGGGCCGCTCGGTCATCGAGTTCTTCGGCAGCCCCTTCGTGGCGCTGACGATCGCCCTGGTCCTCGCCTACTACCTGCTCGGCATCCGCCGCGGCTGGTCCCGCAGGTCGCTGGAGACGGTGTCGACGGCGTCCCTCAAGCCGGTCGGCAACATCCTGCTCGTCGTCGGCGCGGGCGGTGTCTTCGGCGCGGTCCTGAAGGCCAGCGGGGTCGCCCAGGCGCTCTCGGACACCTTCAACGACGTCGGCCTGCCGGTGCTCGTGCTGTCGTACCTGATCTCGGTGGTCCTGCGGGTCGCCCAGGGCTCGGCGACCGTCGCGATCGTGACCACCGCGGGCATCGTGGCGCCGCTCCTGTCGGAGGGCCACCACTCCCAGGCCTTCGTCGCCCTCGTCATCATGGCCATCTCGGCCGGCTCCATCTTCGCCTCGCACGTCAACGACGGCGGCTTCTGGATGGTCGCCAAGTACTTCGGCATCAGCGAACGCGACACGTTGAAGACGTGGACCGTGCTGGAGACGGTGCTGTCGGTGGCCGGGTTCGCGGTGGCGGCCGTACTGAGCGTCTTCGTGTAG
- a CDS encoding amino acid deaminase, whose amino-acid sequence MSGSEALARLTEDRVDHRFKGLPPDADGLTVAELTAQRRNLFTDGFTTPVLALSAERLEHNLALMESYATRHGLAFAPHGKTTMAPQLFQRQLERGAWGITLAVPHQVRVARAYGVQRVFLANELVDPAALRWIAGELADDEDFRFVCYVDSVRGVELMDAALRGSARPVDVVVELAAGAGARTGVRTEAECAAVADAVAATGTLRLVGVAGYEGEVPGADPERVHAWLRRLVALAADFDKAGRFAAEGLDEIVVSAGGSAWFDAVADVFAEIPELSRPVLKLLRSGAYVSHDDGHYRKVTPFNRIPEEGALEPAFRLWTQIVSRPSPGQAFANAGKRDAAHDLDLPFAQVVRRGGTERPATGIEVTALSDQHAWLATAPDADLEVGDWLGLGLSHPCTSFDKWQLIPVTQADGTVVEYVRTFF is encoded by the coding sequence GTGTCCGGTTCCGAAGCGCTCGCCCGCCTCACGGAGGACCGCGTCGACCACCGCTTCAAGGGCCTCCCCCCGGACGCGGACGGCCTGACCGTCGCCGAGCTCACCGCCCAGCGCCGCAACCTCTTCACCGACGGCTTCACGACCCCCGTGCTCGCCCTGTCGGCCGAGCGCCTGGAGCACAACCTGGCGCTCATGGAGTCGTACGCCACCCGCCACGGCCTCGCCTTCGCCCCGCACGGCAAGACGACCATGGCCCCCCAGCTCTTCCAGCGGCAGCTCGAGCGCGGCGCCTGGGGCATCACCCTGGCCGTGCCCCACCAGGTGCGGGTCGCGCGGGCGTACGGCGTCCAGCGGGTCTTCCTCGCCAACGAACTGGTGGACCCGGCGGCCCTGAGGTGGATCGCCGGCGAGCTGGCGGACGACGAGGACTTCCGCTTCGTCTGCTACGTCGACTCCGTGCGCGGGGTCGAGCTGATGGACGCGGCCCTGCGGGGGAGCGCCCGCCCCGTGGACGTCGTCGTCGAACTCGCCGCCGGTGCGGGCGCCCGCACCGGTGTCCGCACGGAGGCGGAGTGCGCGGCCGTCGCCGACGCGGTCGCGGCCACCGGGACACTGCGGCTCGTCGGGGTCGCCGGGTACGAGGGCGAGGTCCCCGGCGCGGACCCGGAGCGCGTGCACGCCTGGCTGCGCCGGCTCGTCGCCCTGGCCGCCGACTTCGACAAGGCGGGACGGTTCGCGGCGGAGGGGCTCGACGAGATCGTGGTCAGCGCCGGCGGCAGCGCCTGGTTCGACGCGGTCGCCGACGTCTTCGCCGAGATCCCCGAACTCTCCCGCCCGGTCCTGAAGTTGCTCCGCTCGGGCGCCTACGTCTCGCACGACGACGGCCACTACCGCAAGGTGACCCCCTTCAACCGGATCCCCGAGGAGGGCGCCCTGGAGCCCGCGTTCCGGCTGTGGACGCAGATCGTCTCGCGCCCCTCCCCCGGCCAGGCCTTCGCCAACGCGGGCAAGCGGGACGCGGCCCACGACCTCGACCTCCCCTTCGCGCAGGTGGTGCGGCGGGGCGGCACCGAGCGCCCGGCCACCGGCATCGAGGTGACCGCGCTCTCCGACCAGCACGCCTGGCTGGCCACCGCCCCCGACGCCGACCTGGAGGTCGGCGACTGGCTGGGCCTCGGCCTCTCCCACCCGTGCACGTCCTTCGACAAGTGGCAGCTGATCCCGGTGACGCAGGCCGACGGCACGGTCGTCGAATACGTCCGCACGTTCTTCTGA
- a CDS encoding D-aminoacylase: MEELVIRDADVVDGSGAPSYRADVVVDGGRIVSIVKEAADAGCQRPKARRELDAEGLVLSPGFIDMHAHSDLALLRDPDHSAKAAQGVTLEVLGQDGLSYAPVDDRTLEEVRRAISGWNGHGDDIDFDWRTVGEYLDRLDRGIAVNAAYLIPQGAVRALVVGWEDREATPEELDRMRRLIAEGMEQGAVGMSSGLTYTPGMYAEDAELTELCRVVARYGGYYCPHHRSYGAGALEAYAEMVALTREAGCSLHLAHATMNFGVNEGRAPELLALLDEALASGADISLDTYPYTPGCTTLVSLLPSWASEGGPEEILKRLADDETSERIRHHLEVTGSDGCHGVPMEWDTIEIAGVTDPALSQYVGRRLDGWATARHLLLTDRLAPSILQHVGHEENVRTIMRHRVHTGGSDGILQGAKPHPRAYGTFPQYLGTYVRQLGVLSLEECVAHLTSRPASRLRLPDRGLVKEGHRADLVLFDPETVAPGSTFENPRQLPTGIPHVLIDGKFVIEDGERTEVLAGRAVRRSPMQRNTRLP; this comes from the coding sequence ATGGAAGAGCTCGTCATCAGGGACGCGGACGTCGTCGACGGCAGCGGCGCCCCCTCCTACCGCGCCGACGTGGTCGTGGACGGCGGCCGGATCGTGTCGATCGTCAAGGAGGCGGCCGACGCGGGCTGCCAGCGCCCCAAGGCCCGCAGGGAGCTGGACGCCGAGGGTCTCGTCCTCTCCCCCGGCTTCATCGACATGCACGCCCACAGCGACCTGGCCCTGCTGCGCGACCCCGACCACAGCGCCAAGGCCGCGCAGGGGGTCACGCTCGAAGTCCTGGGCCAGGACGGGCTGTCGTACGCCCCGGTCGACGACCGCACCCTGGAGGAGGTCCGCCGGGCCATCTCCGGATGGAACGGCCACGGCGACGACATCGACTTCGACTGGCGCACGGTCGGCGAGTACCTGGACCGCCTGGACCGGGGCATCGCCGTCAACGCGGCCTATCTGATCCCCCAGGGCGCGGTCCGCGCGCTCGTCGTCGGCTGGGAGGACCGCGAGGCGACCCCCGAAGAGCTGGACCGTATGCGCCGGTTGATCGCGGAAGGCATGGAACAGGGCGCGGTGGGGATGTCGTCCGGACTGACCTACACCCCCGGCATGTACGCCGAGGACGCCGAACTCACCGAGCTGTGCCGGGTGGTGGCCCGGTACGGCGGCTACTACTGCCCCCACCACCGCTCGTACGGAGCGGGGGCCCTGGAGGCCTACGCGGAGATGGTCGCCCTGACCCGGGAGGCCGGCTGCTCACTCCATCTCGCCCACGCCACCATGAACTTCGGCGTGAACGAGGGCCGGGCGCCGGAACTGCTGGCCCTCCTGGACGAGGCCCTGGCGTCGGGCGCGGACATCAGCCTGGACACCTACCCCTACACCCCGGGGTGCACCACGCTCGTGTCGCTGCTGCCCAGCTGGGCGAGCGAGGGCGGTCCCGAGGAGATCCTCAAGCGGCTCGCGGACGACGAGACCTCGGAGCGCATCCGCCACCACCTCGAAGTAACCGGCTCGGACGGCTGCCACGGGGTGCCGATGGAGTGGGACACGATCGAGATCGCGGGGGTCACGGATCCCGCGCTGTCGCAGTACGTGGGCCGCCGTCTGGACGGCTGGGCGACCGCCCGTCACCTGCTCCTCACCGACCGGCTGGCTCCCTCGATCCTCCAGCACGTCGGCCATGAGGAGAACGTCCGCACGATCATGCGGCACCGGGTCCACACCGGCGGCTCCGACGGCATCCTTCAGGGCGCCAAGCCGCACCCCCGGGCCTACGGCACGTTCCCGCAGTATCTCGGCACGTACGTGAGGCAGTTGGGCGTGCTGTCCCTGGAGGAGTGCGTCGCCCACCTCACCTCCCGCCCGGCGTCCCGCCTCCGCCTGCCGGACCGCGGCCTGGTCAAGGAGGGCCACCGGGCCGACCTGGTCCTCTTCGACCCGGAGACAGTGGCCCCGGGCTCGACCTTCGAGAACCCCCGCCAACTGCCGACGGGTATCCCACATGTCCTGATCGACGGCAAGTTCGTGATCGAGGACGGCGAACGCACGGAGGTCCTGGCGGGCAGGGCGGTCCGTCGCAGTCCCATGCAACGGAACACCCGACTCCCTTAG